A single Methanocorpusculum vombati DNA region contains:
- a CDS encoding CHAD domain-containing protein has product MTTNTDPGYRLYGATVLAQLAADMAGESAGVKAGTDIEYIHRMRVASRRLRAALPLFAGCFPEKEYRRWETEIKQITRSLGRARDLDVQIAFLRDYAQTIPSVPLREGTPRFLPGEFRMPDAEQPASLPILPAPESSVPEEKSGLLTRLKRFFAGIPEQTADPEPLRSHARENTGTDLRSGIECLTLRLMQERTALQPDVIAAVERFEKSKTLSALQKSCVEIIVRGKLEKTETTTTTSYTTAYHAISLAAEQVKLYAAALADPERKNAHHEMRITAKKLRYTMETYRGLYGDGLAPAIKMVKELQDYLGDMHDCDVWTEYLPEFLAKEEETCTAYFGNTGFMDTIRPGIAALEEDRKTKRAELHRDANLFWKKNEGMWSILEQNLTKPIHDLRLKTISVPDSVSAIAFFADVHANLPALLAIIEDAKSRGCTTFLYAGDVIGFGPFPEETLEYLQKINAAGVRGNAEEAVLAVGRTKNCPEGMDKKRCASHRRTWKKLSGTGRALLFAMPAEIRFTWGDQRFAVMHHPVFPENVCAETPETELERLCADAEADVIICGHTHCTFARKIHGVWIANTGGAGRSGDKDLRASYLLATRDPFSLHHIRVPYNLEETLRHLKKHKEIAAMFAAGLDFDEAADLREVPELPPMQTTVTVTAAEEET; this is encoded by the coding sequence ATGACTACTAACACAGACCCCGGATACCGGCTCTACGGCGCAACCGTACTTGCCCAGCTTGCCGCTGATATGGCAGGGGAAAGTGCCGGCGTTAAAGCAGGAACCGACATCGAGTACATCCACCGCATGCGGGTCGCATCCCGCAGACTCCGGGCAGCTCTGCCGCTCTTCGCCGGATGCTTCCCGGAAAAAGAGTACCGGCGCTGGGAAACTGAAATAAAACAGATCACGCGATCACTCGGACGTGCCCGCGACCTTGACGTCCAGATAGCATTTCTCAGAGACTACGCACAAACCATTCCAAGCGTCCCCCTCAGGGAAGGAACGCCACGGTTCCTCCCCGGAGAATTCCGGATGCCGGATGCGGAGCAGCCGGCATCCCTCCCGATCCTTCCCGCGCCCGAATCCTCCGTCCCGGAAGAAAAATCCGGACTCCTCACCCGTCTGAAACGATTTTTTGCCGGAATCCCGGAACAAACCGCAGACCCCGAACCTCTCCGCAGTCACGCCCGGGAAAACACCGGCACCGATCTTCGATCCGGTATCGAATGTCTGACCCTGCGTCTCATGCAGGAAAGAACGGCACTCCAGCCGGATGTTATTGCCGCAGTCGAACGGTTTGAAAAATCCAAAACCCTTTCCGCACTGCAAAAATCCTGTGTCGAGATCATCGTCCGCGGCAAACTCGAAAAGACCGAAACCACCACCACAACTTCCTACACCACCGCCTACCATGCAATCAGCCTCGCCGCCGAACAGGTAAAACTGTACGCAGCTGCCCTTGCCGATCCGGAACGCAAAAACGCACATCATGAGATGCGCATCACCGCAAAAAAGCTCCGTTACACCATGGAAACCTACCGCGGCCTCTACGGCGACGGTCTCGCCCCCGCAATCAAAATGGTAAAAGAACTCCAGGACTACCTGGGTGACATGCATGACTGTGATGTCTGGACCGAGTATCTCCCGGAGTTCCTTGCCAAAGAAGAGGAAACATGCACCGCATACTTTGGCAACACCGGTTTCATGGACACGATCCGCCCGGGTATTGCAGCGCTTGAAGAAGACCGGAAAACAAAACGTGCGGAACTGCACAGAGACGCAAACCTCTTCTGGAAAAAGAATGAGGGCATGTGGAGCATACTGGAACAGAACCTGACAAAACCGATTCATGACCTCCGGCTGAAAACCATCTCCGTCCCGGACTCCGTCTCCGCAATTGCCTTTTTCGCCGATGTGCATGCAAACCTTCCGGCACTCCTGGCAATCATCGAAGATGCAAAAAGCCGCGGCTGTACCACCTTCCTTTATGCAGGCGATGTAATAGGATTTGGCCCCTTCCCCGAAGAAACCCTTGAATATCTGCAGAAAATCAACGCTGCAGGAGTCCGGGGCAACGCAGAAGAAGCGGTCCTTGCCGTAGGCAGAACAAAGAACTGCCCGGAAGGAATGGACAAAAAACGGTGCGCCAGTCACCGCAGGACCTGGAAAAAACTCTCCGGAACAGGACGGGCACTCCTGTTTGCCATGCCGGCCGAGATACGGTTCACGTGGGGGGACCAGAGATTTGCCGTCATGCATCACCCGGTCTTTCCGGAAAATGTCTGTGCCGAAACGCCCGAAACGGAACTGGAACGGCTGTGTGCTGACGCAGAGGCAGATGTCATCATCTGCGGCCACACCCACTGCACGTTTGCCCGGAAAATTCACGGCGTCTGGATAGCAAACACCGGCGGTGCAGGGAGGTCAGGGGATAAAGACCTGCGGGCATCCTATCTGCTTGCAACCCGCGATCCCT
- the ppk1 gene encoding polyphosphate kinase 1, whose product MTPDDIRDPFGSQISLTDKSLYINREISLIQFNRRVLEEAANLRHPLLERVKFLSIFANNIDEFMMIRVSGLLRQIRGGVLERPPDGMTPTEQMQEILGTLLPLQAESCRCWSQDLKPALAQEGIYIHKCKDLSPEMQKYLQKYFETQIFPILTPMTFDGSHPFPFISNLSINLAVVINHPTRGQVFSRVKVPKGTLPRFIRIGNDRMIPPAKSSEYHYVVLEDLVAANIQKLFPGMEVKDTYIFRVTRDADMEIEEDEASDLLTAIETSVEQRRIGIPSRLEVHAAMPEWIRDLLTAKLRLMPTQVYVSTSGLIGMNDLMELMDIDRPDLKDTPFKASVPACLAKESLPAAIARNDLLLYHPYDSFGPVVEFVQQAAHDPNVLAIKQTLYRTGKNSPIVHALMEAREEGKPVTVLVELKARFDEENNIEWARSLERAGVHVIYGIVGLKVHAKMCMVVRREQDKLKTYTHMGTGNYNASTARIYTDLSMFTCDPDIGADIADLFNALTGYSKKTDYRKLLVSHGTMGTMRKELIARIDREIERQKTHGDGYLAFKLNALVDEECITALYRASQAGVKIDLVVRGVCCLRPEVPGVSDNIRVISIVGRFLEHTRIYYFRNGGNEEVLLGSADLMPRNLSRRVEILFPVEDPHLRDMIIHTILETHIKDTAQAQILHIDGSYEKVLPAEGEEPLNSQMWMMEHRGIWHDY is encoded by the coding sequence ATGACCCCCGATGATATCCGCGACCCGTTCGGTTCTCAGATCAGCCTCACGGACAAATCCCTCTACATCAACAGAGAAATCTCCCTCATTCAGTTCAACCGCCGCGTCCTCGAAGAAGCCGCAAATCTCCGCCACCCCCTCCTTGAACGCGTCAAATTCCTCTCCATCTTCGCAAACAACATCGACGAGTTCATGATGATCCGGGTCTCCGGTCTGCTGCGCCAGATCCGCGGCGGCGTCCTCGAACGCCCGCCGGACGGCATGACCCCCACTGAGCAGATGCAGGAGATCCTCGGAACCCTCCTCCCCCTCCAGGCCGAGTCCTGCCGCTGCTGGAGCCAGGACCTCAAACCCGCCCTCGCACAGGAAGGTATCTACATCCACAAATGCAAAGACCTCAGCCCCGAAATGCAGAAATATCTGCAAAAATACTTTGAAACCCAGATATTTCCCATACTGACCCCCATGACCTTCGACGGCTCCCACCCCTTCCCCTTCATCTCCAACCTCTCCATCAACCTCGCCGTCGTCATCAACCACCCCACCCGCGGCCAGGTCTTCTCCCGGGTCAAAGTACCCAAAGGTACCCTCCCCCGGTTCATCCGCATCGGAAACGACCGGATGATCCCTCCCGCGAAAAGCTCCGAATACCACTACGTCGTCCTGGAAGACCTTGTCGCCGCAAACATCCAGAAACTCTTCCCCGGAATGGAGGTCAAAGACACCTACATCTTCCGCGTAACCCGTGACGCCGATATGGAGATCGAAGAAGACGAAGCATCCGACCTCCTCACCGCAATCGAAACCAGCGTTGAACAGCGGCGGATAGGAATCCCCTCCCGCCTCGAAGTACACGCCGCCATGCCGGAATGGATCCGTGACCTCCTCACCGCAAAACTCCGGCTCATGCCCACGCAGGTCTACGTATCCACCAGCGGCCTCATCGGCATGAACGATCTCATGGAACTCATGGACATTGACCGGCCTGACCTCAAAGACACACCGTTCAAAGCCTCTGTTCCCGCATGCCTCGCCAAAGAATCCCTGCCTGCAGCAATTGCCCGGAACGATCTCCTGCTCTACCACCCCTACGACAGCTTCGGCCCGGTCGTCGAATTCGTGCAGCAGGCCGCCCACGACCCCAACGTCCTCGCAATTAAACAGACCCTCTACCGCACCGGCAAAAACTCCCCGATCGTCCACGCCCTCATGGAAGCCCGCGAAGAAGGAAAACCCGTCACTGTCCTCGTCGAACTCAAAGCACGATTCGACGAAGAAAACAACATCGAATGGGCGCGGTCACTTGAACGTGCAGGAGTTCACGTCATCTACGGCATCGTCGGCCTCAAAGTCCACGCAAAAATGTGTATGGTCGTCCGCCGCGAACAGGACAAACTCAAAACCTACACCCACATGGGCACCGGCAACTACAACGCATCCACCGCACGTATCTACACCGACCTCTCCATGTTCACCTGTGACCCGGATATCGGTGCAGACATCGCCGACCTCTTCAACGCCTTAACCGGCTACTCCAAAAAGACCGATTACCGCAAACTGCTCGTCTCCCACGGGACTATGGGCACCATGCGAAAGGAACTCATTGCAAGAATCGACCGCGAAATCGAACGGCAGAAGACCCACGGCGACGGTTACCTCGCCTTCAAACTCAACGCCCTTGTAGATGAAGAATGCATCACAGCCCTCTACCGGGCAAGTCAGGCAGGTGTTAAAATCGACCTCGTCGTCCGCGGTGTCTGCTGCCTGCGGCCCGAAGTTCCGGGCGTCTCTGATAACATCCGTGTCATCTCCATTGTCGGCAGATTCCTCGAACACACCCGCATCTACTACTTCCGCAACGGAGGAAACGAAGAAGTCCTGCTCGGCAGCGCTGACCTCATGCCAAGAAACCTCTCGCGGCGGGTTGAAATTCTCTTCCCGGTGGAAGACCCGCATCTCCGGGACATGATCATCCACACCATCCTTGAAACCCACATCAAAGACACTGCTCAGGCACAGATTCTCCACATCGACGGAAGCTACGAAAAAGTACTCCCCGCAGAAGGCGAAGAACCCCTCAACTCCCAGATGTGGATGATGGAACATCGCGGAATCTGGCATGACTACTAA
- the ade gene encoding adenine deaminase, translating into MIHIFDNALLFNPCTGEWLFTSFSVKNGVVTAVGANHSLTGDRITDLGGARVIPGLIDTHLHIESTFLVPQEFGRVALSHGVTTAIADPHEIANVAGLAGIDFMMQDAQHAPNDIFFTLPSCVPATADDVGGAVITAADLAKYTDNPRILGLGEMMNFPGVLAGDPETLAKLSLFPHVDGHAPGLTGISLCRYVAHGIKTDHECTSAEEAREKLRRGMYILLREGEAARDVAVLSSIVDPNTVAHCCFCTDDRHVDTLVREGSIDHCIRAAISAGMPENLALRMATLSAAECFGLTDRGVIAPGRVADFCILADTDTFTIQQVYKNGIPAEEIPASAVQTPCQVPEFSCRFPAKPDLALPTKGVARVIGIIPSEIVTRNIPAKPDADGVQKIISVDRYHAGGFTVGLVKGFEMQTGAAATSIAHDAHNIIATGRSDEEILTAVRAVADAGGGLAVVTGNEVTLLSLPVGGLMTRESADVTVRQLDKLSAHLKRTGAYKQTFGHLSFLSLTVIPHLKITPRGLFDVDAFEMVPLFH; encoded by the coding sequence ATGATCCATATCTTCGACAATGCCCTTCTCTTCAACCCATGTACCGGAGAATGGCTGTTTACCTCTTTTTCCGTGAAAAACGGAGTTGTTACCGCAGTCGGCGCAAACCACAGCCTCACCGGCGACCGGATAACCGATCTTGGCGGTGCCCGGGTAATCCCGGGACTGATCGATACACACCTGCACATTGAAAGCACCTTCCTTGTACCGCAGGAATTCGGCAGGGTTGCCCTTTCGCACGGCGTCACCACCGCAATTGCCGACCCCCATGAAATCGCCAATGTCGCAGGACTCGCCGGAATTGACTTCATGATGCAGGACGCACAGCATGCACCAAACGACATTTTCTTTACCCTCCCCTCCTGCGTCCCGGCAACCGCCGATGATGTCGGCGGGGCAGTCATCACCGCAGCTGATCTCGCAAAATATACCGACAACCCCCGCATTCTCGGGCTCGGGGAAATGATGAACTTCCCGGGAGTTCTTGCCGGCGACCCCGAGACTCTTGCAAAACTCTCCCTGTTCCCACACGTTGACGGCCATGCTCCGGGGCTGACCGGGATCAGCCTCTGCCGCTACGTTGCCCACGGCATCAAAACAGATCACGAGTGTACTTCTGCGGAAGAAGCACGCGAAAAACTCCGGCGCGGCATGTATATCCTGCTGCGGGAAGGAGAAGCTGCTCGGGATGTGGCCGTCCTTTCCTCCATCGTCGACCCAAATACCGTCGCACACTGCTGTTTCTGCACAGACGATCGGCATGTGGACACCCTGGTACGCGAAGGCTCCATCGATCACTGCATCCGTGCTGCAATCAGCGCAGGCATGCCGGAAAATCTCGCACTCCGCATGGCAACACTCTCCGCCGCGGAATGCTTCGGTCTCACCGACAGAGGAGTTATCGCACCGGGCCGCGTCGCCGACTTCTGCATCCTCGCAGATACCGATACCTTCACCATACAACAGGTGTACAAAAACGGCATCCCCGCAGAAGAGATCCCCGCATCTGCGGTGCAGACACCCTGTCAGGTCCCGGAGTTCTCCTGCAGATTCCCGGCCAAACCCGATCTCGCCCTGCCAACAAAAGGGGTCGCCCGGGTCATCGGCATCATCCCAAGTGAAATCGTAACCCGGAACATCCCTGCCAAACCCGACGCGGACGGAGTACAGAAGATCATCTCTGTTGACCGGTATCATGCCGGCGGCTTTACCGTCGGCCTGGTAAAAGGATTTGAGATGCAGACCGGAGCTGCCGCCACCTCAATCGCCCATGACGCCCACAACATCATCGCAACCGGCAGAAGCGACGAAGAAATTCTCACAGCAGTCCGGGCAGTTGCCGATGCCGGCGGAGGGCTTGCAGTAGTTACCGGGAATGAAGTCACCCTCCTTTCCCTCCCCGTCGGCGGCCTCATGACCCGGGAATCTGCCGACGTAACAGTTAGACAGCTGGACAAACTATCCGCACATCTGAAACGTACCGGCGCATACAAACAGACCTTTGGCCACCTTTCCTTCCTGTCGCTTACCGTAATCCCACATCTGAAGATTACCCCGCGGGGCCTGTTCGATGTGGACGCATTTGAGATGGTCCCCCTGTTCCACTGA